The Prevotella fusca JCM 17724 genome includes a window with the following:
- a CDS encoding FtsK/SpoIIIE family DNA translocase: protein MAKKKTERKSKTFTEAIGLNNIINDKTGFVAGLILLGVAVFICVAFFSYFSTGAADQSLVTDLRPGEVENSGRVFQNACGSLGALLSYGLISRCFGIPAFIIPAFIALCGIRMMGAYKKLSLAKWFMGMALVMVWLSVTFAKTLTPLMGDRVYNPGGDHGAFCVQYMENLIGAPGLIAILIIVMLAYLTYLTSETITVVRKMMNPFGYIRDKVKFTVVHDSKGQDDDDIYNNETVIDDEPVEPIEHVDPTLAEPIDLPTEPTTVLREADSLYSPNGDIKGKKPSPATAPDFKVDEQKGDEKASGKTVANNNLPLTPINPREPFTNWKFPTLDLLKEYASDSKTNYVSQEELEANKDRIIKVLNDFGVQIRSIRATVGPTITLYEITPAQGVRISKIKNLEDDIALSLAAIGIRIIAPMPGKGTIGIEVPNAKPNIVSMFSILNSRKFQESTMELPIALGKTITNEVYMVDLAKIPHLLVAGATGQGKSVGLNAIITSLLYKKHPNELKIVLVDPKKVEFSVYSPIAKPFMAAVEENEEEPIITDVQKVVKTLKGLCVLMDERYDMLKAARVRNIKEYNQKFLRHELNPEEGHEFMPYIVVIIDEFGDLILTAGKEVEMPITRIAQLARAIGIHMIIATQRPTTTIITGNIKANFPGRIAFRVGAMMDSRIILDRPGAQQLVGRGDMLYLNGADPVRVQCAFVDTPEVENITKFIANQLGPVRPLEIPEPLSEDDVSGGGSLDAHSLDPLFEEAARAIVVSQQGSTSMIQRRLSIGYNRAGRLMDQMEKAGIVGAAKGSKPREVLVSDEVSLDNLLTLLRG, encoded by the coding sequence ATGGCAAAGAAGAAAACAGAACGTAAAAGCAAGACATTCACCGAGGCTATCGGACTAAATAATATCATTAACGACAAGACAGGATTTGTTGCCGGACTCATCCTCTTAGGTGTTGCTGTCTTTATCTGCGTCGCCTTCTTCAGCTACTTCAGCACAGGTGCAGCCGACCAGAGTCTGGTTACTGACCTTCGTCCGGGCGAGGTGGAGAACTCGGGCAGAGTGTTCCAGAACGCATGCGGTTCGCTCGGCGCATTGCTTTCATACGGACTTATTTCCCGCTGTTTTGGTATCCCAGCCTTTATTATCCCAGCCTTTATTGCACTGTGTGGCATCCGCATGATGGGAGCCTACAAGAAACTGAGCCTTGCCAAATGGTTCATGGGAATGGCGTTGGTAATGGTATGGCTTTCGGTTACATTTGCCAAAACTCTCACACCACTGATGGGTGACCGCGTGTATAATCCGGGCGGTGACCACGGTGCTTTCTGCGTGCAATACATGGAAAACCTTATCGGTGCACCAGGTTTGATAGCTATACTGATTATCGTCATGCTGGCATACCTCACCTATCTCACCTCTGAAACCATCACCGTGGTGCGCAAGATGATGAACCCGTTTGGCTACATCCGTGACAAAGTGAAGTTCACGGTAGTACATGACAGCAAAGGACAGGATGACGATGATATTTACAACAACGAGACTGTAATAGATGATGAGCCTGTAGAGCCGATAGAACACGTTGACCCTACACTCGCCGAACCTATTGACCTGCCGACAGAACCGACAACTGTTCTGAGGGAGGCAGACTCGCTTTATTCGCCAAACGGTGACATCAAGGGGAAGAAACCCAGCCCTGCAACAGCCCCGGACTTCAAAGTAGATGAGCAGAAAGGCGATGAAAAGGCAAGCGGAAAGACTGTTGCCAACAACAACCTACCGCTGACTCCGATTAATCCTCGTGAACCCTTCACCAACTGGAAGTTCCCGACGCTGGACCTGTTAAAGGAATATGCGTCTGACTCCAAGACCAACTACGTCAGTCAAGAGGAGCTGGAAGCAAACAAAGACCGCATCATCAAGGTACTGAACGACTTTGGCGTACAAATCCGCAGCATCCGTGCAACAGTCGGCCCTACCATCACCCTTTATGAAATCACCCCTGCACAGGGTGTCCGCATCTCCAAAATCAAGAATCTTGAGGATGACATTGCACTGAGTCTGGCGGCTATCGGCATCCGTATCATAGCTCCGATGCCGGGCAAGGGTACGATTGGTATTGAGGTACCGAATGCCAAGCCGAACATTGTGTCGATGTTCTCCATCCTCAACTCCCGTAAGTTTCAGGAGTCTACGATGGAATTACCTATCGCATTGGGCAAGACCATCACCAATGAAGTGTATATGGTCGACCTCGCCAAGATACCCCATCTGCTCGTTGCAGGTGCTACCGGACAGGGAAAGTCTGTAGGTCTGAATGCCATCATCACTTCCCTACTCTACAAGAAACACCCGAATGAACTGAAGATAGTGCTCGTTGACCCTAAAAAGGTGGAGTTCAGCGTTTACTCTCCGATAGCAAAACCATTCATGGCGGCCGTCGAGGAGAACGAGGAAGAGCCTATCATCACTGACGTACAGAAGGTTGTAAAGACACTGAAAGGTCTATGTGTGCTCATGGACGAGCGTTACGACATGCTGAAGGCAGCCCGGGTAAGAAACATAAAGGAATATAACCAGAAGTTCCTCAGACATGAACTGAACCCGGAAGAAGGGCATGAGTTCATGCCATATATCGTCGTCATCATTGATGAGTTCGGTGACCTGATCCTCACAGCGGGCAAGGAAGTGGAGATGCCTATCACACGTATCGCTCAGCTGGCACGTGCCATCGGTATCCACATGATTATTGCAACACAGCGACCTACCACGACGATTATCACAGGTAACATCAAGGCAAACTTCCCGGGACGCATTGCTTTCCGCGTCGGAGCCATGATGGACTCCCGAATCATCCTCGACCGACCGGGTGCACAACAGCTTGTAGGACGTGGCGACATGCTCTATCTCAACGGTGCTGACCCTGTCCGTGTGCAGTGTGCCTTTGTGGATACTCCTGAAGTCGAGAACATCACAAAGTTCATTGCCAACCAGTTAGGTCCTGTCCGTCCGCTGGAGATACCAGAACCATTGTCTGAAGACGACGTAAGCGGCGGTGGCTCATTGGATGCACACAGCCTTGACCCACTCTTCGAGGAGGCAGCCCGCGCCATTGTTGTCAGCCAGCAGGGTTCGACGAGTATGATACAGCGTCGCTTGTCTATCGGTTACAACCGTGCCGGACGTCTGATGGACCAGATGGAAAAGGCGGGCATCGTGGGTGCAGCAAAGGGATCAAAGCCACGTGAGGTACTGGTAAGCGATGAGGTAAGTCTCGACAACCTGCTTACACTTCTTCGTGGATAA
- a CDS encoding LolA-like putative outer membrane lipoprotein chaperone, with product MKQIKYLLLFVAIFMAHGVFAQNANQAKTCLDKATAIVSNQGGITARFTLSNQGAVGRTSGTISVKGAKFVATTPQSTVWFNGTTQWSYMKSTNEVNISTPTEAQRLSMNPYSLMTMYRQGYNLSMTNESGAYVVHMKATNGKRSVSEAYVTVSKGYQLQKIRMKQGKKWTTITISSIQRKNLSDNIFTFNKKSHPSAEIIDLR from the coding sequence ATGAAGCAGATTAAATATTTATTATTGTTTGTTGCCATCTTCATGGCACACGGTGTTTTCGCCCAGAACGCCAATCAGGCTAAGACCTGCCTTGACAAGGCTACAGCCATTGTATCCAATCAAGGAGGTATTACCGCCCGTTTCACACTTTCCAACCAAGGTGCTGTAGGCAGAACATCCGGCACTATATCTGTGAAAGGTGCCAAATTTGTTGCCACCACCCCACAGTCAACCGTATGGTTCAACGGCACGACACAATGGTCTTACATGAAGTCTACCAACGAGGTGAACATTTCAACACCTACTGAAGCCCAGCGCCTGTCAATGAATCCCTATTCACTGATGACAATGTATCGACAGGGTTACAACCTGTCTATGACCAATGAAAGCGGTGCTTACGTAGTTCACATGAAGGCTACCAACGGAAAACGCAGTGTGTCAGAGGCGTATGTTACTGTCAGCAAGGGCTATCAGCTGCAGAAAATCAGAATGAAGCAGGGCAAAAAATGGACAACCATCACCATCTCCAGCATCCAGCGTAAGAACCTGTCGGACAACATCTTCACCTTTAACAAGAAGAGCCATCCATCAGCAGAGATTATAGACTTGAGGTAA
- a CDS encoding DUF5687 family protein, which yields MTYWEAILTLHTHFRLSNKRAKTWQANNVAKYLYYVLAVFLYGYMAWIGTELARLTAMENLGGYRFIYALLPLLLFFDYIFRYTTDHRLLMYIRPYQLLPLPKHTYTDYLIIRQLVHIKNTYLLFLCVPFGIKTIVPELGALAMTGYTIGLYLLLLVNGQFFQLTQVLTARRLYYWLIPILVYLSIAATAFFFPSAQDYIHRCARIGNAMMKGDVWIYVMVILLLVLLILLNRKILYRHIYKELYATSQTTGSQNSLSLSFFERFNQIGEYLKLETWAILRNKRLRLVFILDTVSIALFCVLILINPENDPIETHSFLYYCFIIYGLAFLTRIMCYEGNYFECLLMQRHSIQTLLLAKYYFYSALLLIPLLIFLPAVILGKISMWEILAYTLFSAGVCYRILFQMAIYNKVTFSMNTTHTGKTSSSPHLHIIVTAVVILSALPIISLGTWWLKLPALSNTILSILGIIFIVTHRRWITGISRQMKEKQHEQLEGFKKSR from the coding sequence ATGACTTACTGGGAAGCCATACTAACCCTGCATACACACTTCCGCCTCTCGAACAAGAGGGCGAAGACATGGCAAGCCAACAATGTAGCAAAGTATCTTTACTACGTGTTGGCTGTTTTCCTTTATGGCTATATGGCTTGGATAGGAACAGAACTTGCAAGGCTCACAGCCATGGAGAATCTCGGCGGATATCGCTTCATCTATGCTTTGCTGCCGCTTCTGCTTTTCTTTGACTATATCTTCAGATACACAACAGACCACCGGCTGCTGATGTACATCCGCCCTTACCAACTCCTACCCCTTCCCAAACACACCTATACAGATTACCTGATTATCCGCCAGCTCGTACACATCAAGAACACTTATCTGCTCTTCCTCTGCGTTCCTTTCGGTATCAAGACCATCGTTCCCGAACTGGGTGCACTCGCAATGACAGGCTACACCATCGGGCTCTATCTTCTCCTGCTTGTCAACGGACAGTTCTTCCAGTTGACCCAAGTGCTCACAGCACGCAGACTATACTATTGGCTGATACCGATTCTTGTATATCTTTCCATCGCAGCAACAGCCTTTTTCTTCCCGTCAGCACAAGATTACATCCATCGTTGTGCCCGGATTGGCAATGCAATGATGAAAGGAGACGTGTGGATATATGTAATGGTTATCCTGCTTCTGGTTCTCTTGATATTATTGAACCGTAAAATTCTGTATCGCCACATCTATAAGGAACTTTATGCCACAAGCCAGACGACAGGCAGCCAGAACAGTTTAAGCCTTTCCTTCTTTGAGCGTTTCAACCAGATAGGCGAATATCTGAAGCTCGAAACATGGGCTATCCTTCGCAATAAAAGACTACGCCTCGTCTTCATCCTCGACACGGTTTCCATTGCGCTCTTCTGTGTGCTTATCCTCATCAACCCCGAAAACGACCCGATAGAGACCCATTCCTTTCTATACTATTGCTTCATCATCTATGGATTGGCATTCCTCACAAGAATCATGTGCTACGAAGGCAACTACTTCGAGTGTCTGCTGATGCAGAGGCACAGCATCCAAACACTCCTACTGGCAAAGTATTACTTCTACTCTGCCCTATTGCTTATTCCGCTGCTTATCTTTCTTCCTGCAGTCATCCTTGGGAAGATAAGCATGTGGGAAATCCTCGCCTATACACTGTTCTCTGCCGGAGTATGCTACCGTATTCTCTTTCAGATGGCGATATATAATAAAGTGACATTCTCCATGAATACTACACACACGGGGAAAACCTCAAGTTCTCCTCATCTTCATATTATCGTCACAGCCGTTGTTATCTTGAGTGCATTACCTATTATTTCACTGGGTACATGGTGGTTAAAACTACCAGCTCTGTCAAATACTATTCTTTCTATTCTCGGCATTATCTTCATCGTCACGCATCGTCGATGGATAACAGGGATCAGCAGACAAATGAAAGAGAAACAACACGAACAACTGGAGGGATTCAAGAAAAGCAGATGA
- a CDS encoding GH92 family glycosyl hydrolase translates to MTLPHHSLNTQHPSPNTQMKHKFLLVLLLSLSFLSLKAAVKGEEEPVDLVNPFIGTSNFGTTNPGAVCPNGLMSVVPFNVMGSDLNKFDKDARWWSTPYEYHNVFFTGYSHVNLSGVGCPEVGSLLLMPTTGKLNVNYKEYGSTYDKEVAHPGYYSNHLVKYNVKTEVTATPRSSVARFTFPKGESHILLNLGEGLTNETGATVKKVSDTEYEGMKLQGTFCYNPQAVFPIYFVMRISKKPTETGYWKKQRPMTGVEAEWDVDNGKYKLYKTYHKELSGDDIGVWMNFDTEADEQVEVQMGVSFVSMANARENLEAEQRGKNFDAIHAEARKKWNDDLSRILVEGGSKTERTIFYTALYHVLIHPNILQDVNGQYPAMESNEIRTVKEGNRYTVFSLWDTYRNVHQLLTLVYPNRQRDMIRSMIGMYEEHGWMPKWELFSRETYTMEGDPAIPVITDSWLKGLRGYDINKAYEAFRKSALTKGSENPLRPDNDEYMEKGYVALHEQFDNSVSHALEYYIADNALSRLATALGKKDDARLFHNRSLGYRHYFSKEFGLLRPLMSDGTFYKPFDPKQGENFEPSPGFHEGNAWNYTFYVPHDVMGLAKLMGGQKNFVNKLQSVFDKGYYDPANEPDIAYPHLFSYFKGDEWRTQVQTRRLLKEYFKNAPEGIPGNDDTGTMSAWAVFNMIGFYPDCPGDPSYTLTSPVFDKVTIRLDKAQWGRDNLVIETVRPNDEAVIVKKMELGGKPLNRYRITNDELLKGGALKFYLK, encoded by the coding sequence ATCACCCTCCCCCATCATTCCCTCAACACCCAACATCCATCACCCAACACCCAAATGAAGCATAAATTCTTATTAGTACTACTTCTTTCCTTGTCTTTCCTTTCGCTGAAAGCGGCTGTCAAGGGTGAGGAAGAGCCTGTCGACCTTGTCAATCCTTTTATTGGAACATCTAATTTTGGTACTACCAATCCGGGAGCAGTATGCCCTAACGGATTGATGTCAGTTGTACCATTCAACGTAATGGGTTCCGATTTGAACAAATTTGACAAGGACGCACGTTGGTGGTCAACTCCTTACGAATATCATAACGTCTTTTTCACGGGTTATTCTCACGTCAATCTCAGTGGTGTGGGCTGCCCGGAGGTAGGCTCGTTGCTGCTTATGCCAACGACGGGAAAGCTGAACGTTAATTATAAGGAGTACGGAAGTACATACGACAAGGAGGTTGCTCATCCCGGTTATTATTCCAATCACTTGGTAAAGTATAATGTGAAGACAGAGGTGACAGCCACTCCTCGCAGTTCTGTTGCACGTTTCACATTCCCGAAAGGAGAAAGTCATATCTTGTTAAACCTCGGTGAGGGTTTGACAAATGAGACAGGTGCAACGGTGAAGAAGGTGAGCGACACAGAGTATGAGGGTATGAAGCTGCAGGGTACATTCTGTTATAACCCACAGGCAGTATTCCCAATCTACTTCGTGATGCGCATCAGCAAGAAACCAACGGAGACTGGCTACTGGAAGAAGCAGCGTCCGATGACAGGCGTTGAGGCTGAATGGGATGTTGACAATGGCAAGTATAAGCTCTACAAGACCTACCACAAGGAACTCTCAGGCGATGACATCGGTGTGTGGATGAACTTCGATACCGAGGCTGATGAGCAGGTGGAGGTACAGATGGGTGTGTCATTCGTAAGTATGGCAAACGCCCGTGAGAATCTTGAGGCCGAACAGCGTGGAAAGAACTTCGACGCCATTCATGCAGAGGCTCGTAAGAAGTGGAATGATGACCTGTCTCGCATCCTCGTTGAGGGTGGCTCAAAGACAGAGCGCACGATCTTCTATACTGCTCTTTATCATGTTCTTATCCACCCGAATATCCTGCAGGATGTCAACGGACAGTACCCTGCTATGGAGAGCAATGAAATCCGCACGGTAAAGGAGGGCAATCGTTATACAGTCTTCTCTCTCTGGGATACCTATCGCAATGTGCATCAGTTGCTTACGTTGGTTTATCCAAATCGTCAGCGTGATATGATTCGCTCGATGATTGGAATGTACGAGGAGCATGGCTGGATGCCAAAGTGGGAACTCTTCAGTCGTGAGACTTACACGATGGAAGGCGACCCAGCTATTCCTGTTATCACTGACTCTTGGTTGAAAGGTCTGCGTGGTTACGACATCAACAAGGCTTACGAGGCCTTCCGCAAGTCGGCGCTGACAAAGGGAAGTGAGAACCCTCTGCGCCCAGATAACGATGAATATATGGAGAAAGGATATGTTGCCTTGCACGAGCAGTTCGACAATTCCGTTTCTCATGCACTCGAATACTATATCGCTGACAATGCCCTCTCACGTTTGGCTACGGCCTTGGGCAAGAAAGATGATGCTCGCCTGTTCCACAATCGTTCCTTGGGCTATCGCCATTACTTCAGCAAGGAGTTCGGTTTGTTGCGCCCACTGATGTCAGACGGCACCTTCTATAAGCCTTTCGATCCAAAGCAGGGCGAGAACTTTGAACCATCTCCAGGCTTCCACGAAGGCAATGCTTGGAACTATACTTTCTATGTTCCGCATGATGTCATGGGACTTGCAAAGTTGATGGGAGGACAGAAAAACTTTGTCAACAAGCTCCAGAGCGTGTTTGACAAGGGTTATTACGATCCGGCAAATGAGCCTGATATTGCTTATCCTCACCTCTTCTCTTATTTCAAGGGTGATGAGTGGCGTACACAGGTACAGACCCGCAGACTCTTGAAGGAGTATTTCAAGAACGCACCAGAGGGTATCCCTGGTAATGATGACACCGGAACCATGTCTGCTTGGGCGGTGTTCAATATGATTGGTTTCTATCCTGACTGTCCGGGCGACCCATCTTACACGCTCACCTCACCCGTCTTTGACAAGGTGACAATCCGTTTGGATAAGGCACAGTGGGGCAGAGATAACCTCGTGATAGAGACTGTTCGTCCAAATGACGAGGCTGTTATCGTAAAGAAGATGGAATTAGGTGGTAAGCCATTAAACCGCTATCGCATCACGAATGATGAGCTGTTGAAGGGCGGAGCATTGAAATTCTATCTGAAGTAA
- a CDS encoding glycoside hydrolase family 130 protein: MKSLKDILPWEERPEGCKDVMWRYSKNPIIDRYHIPTSNSIFNSAVVPFEDGFAGVFRCDNKAVQMNIFAGFSKDGVNWEINHEPIKFEAGNTEMIESEYKYDPRVTWIEDRYWITWCNGYHGPTIGIAYTFDFKKFYQCENAFLPFNRNGVLFPEKINGKYAMLSRPSDNGHTPFGDIYISFSPDMKYWGEHRCVMKVTPFPESAWQCTKIGAGSVPFLTDEGWLLFYHGVITTCNGFRYSMGAAILDKDNPEKVLYRTRPYLLAPNAPYELQGDVPNVVFPCAALQDGERVAVYYGAADTVVGMAFGYIKDIIEFTKNNSIL, encoded by the coding sequence ATGAAAAGTTTAAAAGATATTCTGCCTTGGGAAGAACGTCCTGAAGGATGCAAGGATGTGATGTGGCGTTATTCAAAGAACCCAATCATCGATCGTTATCATATTCCAACATCAAACAGTATCTTCAATAGTGCTGTTGTTCCTTTTGAGGATGGCTTCGCTGGAGTGTTCCGTTGTGACAACAAGGCGGTGCAGATGAACATTTTTGCTGGTTTCAGTAAGGATGGTGTGAACTGGGAAATCAATCACGAGCCTATCAAGTTTGAGGCTGGTAACACCGAGATGATTGAGTCAGAATACAAGTATGACCCACGTGTTACATGGATTGAGGACCGTTATTGGATTACATGGTGTAACGGTTATCACGGTCCAACCATCGGTATTGCCTACACTTTCGACTTCAAGAAGTTCTATCAGTGTGAGAATGCTTTCCTTCCATTCAACCGCAATGGCGTACTCTTCCCAGAGAAGATTAACGGAAAGTATGCGATGTTGAGCCGTCCAAGCGACAATGGTCACACACCTTTCGGTGACATCTACATCAGCTTCAGCCCAGATATGAAGTATTGGGGCGAGCATCGTTGCGTGATGAAGGTTACTCCTTTCCCAGAGAGTGCATGGCAGTGTACAAAGATTGGTGCTGGTTCAGTTCCTTTCTTGACAGACGAGGGTTGGTTGCTTTTCTATCATGGTGTAATCACTACTTGTAACGGTTTCCGTTATTCAATGGGTGCAGCTATCCTTGATAAGGACAATCCAGAGAAGGTTCTCTATCGCACTCGTCCATATCTTCTTGCACCAAACGCACCTTACGAGTTGCAGGGTGACGTGCCAAACGTTGTCTTCCCATGTGCTGCTTTGCAGGATGGCGAGCGCGTAGCAGTTTACTATGGTGCAGCTGACACAGTAGTTGGTATGGCATTCGGCTATATCAAGGACATCATAGAGTTCACAAAGAACAATAGTATTTTGTAG